The following are from one region of the Canis lupus baileyi chromosome 25, mCanLup2.hap1, whole genome shotgun sequence genome:
- the LOC140616930 gene encoding keratin, type II cytoskeletal 3-like — MVGGAFGSQSLHSLVGSKLSVARGAAQTGSSAWSCSGALGGSLCGVGGRGMRGGSGGGYFSSWGRRGGFGGIPGGAQGLGGSGGFPLSIQEVAINQSLLQPLNMGIDPQIREVKTQEKEQLKTLNDKFASFIDKVRFLEQQNKVLEAKWCLLQEQSATSRATANNLQPFFESYISCLQAHLDRLLSERGQLDEELSMMQVLAEEYKRKYEDELNKRSEAENDFMVLKKDVDTSYATKVDLEIKMESLISEVNFLRTLFEAEYNQALSESSDMSVILSMDNNRHLDLDSIITEVKAQYEEITQRSKAEAEGLYQVKLGELQTTASRYGDDLRSTKNEIAELNRMVQRLQAKIESIKKQNTNLQETIVDTEQQGEQTLKDAQAKLAELKKALKQAQKNLAYLLRDYQELMNIKLALDVEIATYQKMLDGEECRQTGDTEQPILIAVVVNHTSSSKNISPGGSSSSRSSNGIWGNRGDQGIRGDSESTNGRKGIQSRSTSTSMDQSPRLGSSSSSLAKIVQITASSDQRACIKY; from the exons ATGGTAGGGGGTGCCTTCGGCAGCCAGAGCCTGCACAGCCTCGTGGGGAGCAAGCTCAGTGTGGCCAGAGGTGCTGCCCAGACTGGGAGCTCAGCCTGGAGTTGCTCGGGTGCCCTTGGAGGGAGCCTGTGTGGGGTTGGAGGAAGGGGCATGAGAGGTGGCTCTGGAGGAGGCTACTTTAGCAGTTGGGGGAGACGTGGTGGTTTTGGAGGCATTCCTGGTGGAGCGCAGGGCCTTGGAGGTTCAGGGGGCTTTCCCCTCAGCATCCAGGAGGTGGCCATCAACCAGAGCCTCCTTCAGCCCCTGAACATGGGGATCGACCCACAGATCAGGGAGGTGAAGACCCAAGAGAAGGAGCAGCTCAAGACTCTCAATGACAAGTTTGCTTCCTTCATCGACAAG GTACGGTTCCTGGAGCAGCAGAACAAGGTGCTGGAGGCCAAGTGGTGCCTCCTCCAGGAGCAGTCAGCCACCTCCAGGGCCACTGCCAACAACCTGCAGCCCTTCTTTGAGTCCTATATCAGCTGCCTCCAGGCCCACCTGGACAGGCTGCTGAGTGAGCGGGGTCAGCTGGATGAAGAGCTCAGCATGATGCAGGTGCTTGCAGAGGAGTACAAGAGGAA GTATGAGGATGAGCTTAACAAGCGCTCAGAGGCTGAGAATGACTTCATGGTTCTGAAGAAG GATGTGGATACTTCCTACGCGACCAAAGTAGacttggaaataaaaatggagagtCTGATCAGTGAAGTAAACTTTCTGAGAACCCTCTTTGAAGCT GAATACAACCAGGCCCTGTCAGAGTCCAGTGATATGTCTGTCATCTTGTCCATGGACAACAACCGGCATCTGGACCTGGACAGCATCATCACTGAGGTCAAGGCCCAGTATGAGGAGATCACCCAGAGGAGCAAGGCTGAGGCTGAGGGGCTATACCAGGTCAAG CTTGGGGAGCTGCAGACTACAGCCAGCAGGTATGGTGATGACCTGAGGAGCACCAAGAATGAGATTGCAGAGCTCAACAGGATGGTCCAGAGGCTGCAGGCCAAGATCGAGAGCATCAAGAAGCAG AATACCAACTTGCAGGAAACAATTGTTGACACTGAGCAACAGGGTGAACAGACCCTCAAAGATGCCCAGGCCAAGTTGGCAGAGCTCAAGAAAGCCCTGAAGCAAGCCCAGAAGAACCTGGCCTATCTCCTGCGTGACTATCAGGAGCTGATGAACATCAAGTTGGCATTAGATGTGGAGATTGCCACCTACCAGAAGATGTTAGATGGCGAAGAGTGCAG ACAGACGGGGGACACTGAGCAGCCCATTCTCATTGCAGTTGTGGTCAACCACACATCCAGCAGCAAGAACATTAGTCctgggggcagcagcagcagcagaagcagcaatGGTATCTGGGGCAACAGAGGTGACCAGGGCATCCGAGGAGACAGTGAGTCCACCAATGGGAGGAAAGGCATCCAGTCCAGAAGCACAAGCACCTCCATGGATCAGAGTCCCAGACTGGgcagctcttcctcctccttggctAAGATTGTGCAGATCACCGCCAGCAGCGACCAGCGTGCCTGCATCAAATACTGA